One Salmo trutta chromosome 26, fSalTru1.1, whole genome shotgun sequence DNA window includes the following coding sequences:
- the ift20 gene encoding intraflagellar transport protein 20 homolog encodes MAKDPLAEAGLHFDELNKLRVLEPEVDQKTTELKEECEDFVDKISQFQKIVGGLIELVDELAKEAETEKMKAIGARNLLKSVAKQREAQQQQLQALIAEKKMQLERYRIEYEALSKVEAEQNEFIEQFILQK; translated from the exons ATGGCGAAAGACCCGTTGGCTGAAGCTGGTCTTCATTTTGATGAGCTCAACAAGCTGCGGGTTCTGGAACCAGAGGTGGACCAGAAGACCACCGAGCTCAAGGAGGAGTGTGAAGACTTTGTTGACA AAATCAGCCAGTTTCAGAAGATAGTGGGTGGTCTCATTGAGCTGGTGGATGAATTGGCAAAAGAGGCAGAGACAGAAAAGATGAAG GCTATTGGAGCCAGGAACCTATTGAAGTCTGTGGCCAAGCAGAGGGAGGCCCAGCAACAGCAGCTCCAGGCCCTGATAGCAGAGAAGAAGATGCAGCTGGAGAG GTATCGCATCGAGTACGAAGCTCTCTCCAAAGTGGAGGCTGAGCAGAATGAGTTTATTGAACAGTTCATTCTTCAGAAATAA
- the tmem97 gene encoding sigma intracellular receptor 2 gives MGILRILEIIFVFYFASHIPITLFIDLQALLPAQMYPQQLKDVLRWYGAEFRDPMMLDPPIWFKSFIFCEALVQTPFFPIAAYAFLKGGCKWIRTPAIVYSTHVVTTLVPILAHILYYPFPTEPHPGPQTQKERYTLAVIYAPYLLIPLMLLFTMLFSSAYNINTQGGKGSTKAKKIK, from the exons ATGGGCATTCTTCGTATATTAGAAATTATATTTGTCTTTTATTTTGCTTCTCACATTCCTATTACATTATTCATTGATCTTCAAGCTTTGCTTCCTGCACAGATGTATCCTCAACAG ctGAAAGATGTTTTGAGATGGTATGGGGCTGAGTTCAGAGACCCCATGATGCTGGATCCCCCCATCTGGTTCAAGTCCTTCATCTTCTGCGAGGCCCTGGTCCAAACCCCTTTCTTCCCCATAGCTGCATACGCCTTCCTGAAAG GAGGCTGCAAGTGGATCAGGACTCCAGCCATTGTGTATTCCACCCACGTAGTCACCACCCTGGTCCCCATCCTAGCCCACATCCTCTACTACCCCTTCCCCACAGAGCCCCACCCTGGCCCCCAGACCCAGAAGGAGCGTTACACCCTGGCAGTCATCTACGCTCCATACCTCCTGATTCCTCTGATGCTGCTGTTCACTATGCTCTTCAGCTCAGCTTATAACATCAACACTCAGGGAGGAAAGGGCTCAACTAAGGCCAAGAAGATCAAATAA